GGCAGGCCGAGGCGGGGCGGGGAAGGCCGAGGCAGGGCGGGGCAGGCCGCGGGCGTGGCTGGGCGGGGCAGGGCACGGGCGGGGCGGCGGTCGGGTGCGGGGCGGGGCGCGGTGGTGGCTGGGCGGGATTGTGGCGGGGGCGGTGGGGGCTGGGCAGGGCCGGGCGGAGCAGGGCGCGGGGCCGGCAGGGCGCGCGGGCAGGCGCGGCGCGGTGGGGGCGGGGTTGGCCCGACGTGCTACTGCTCCCTTGGCCGGCCGGGGAGAGCTCCAGGGAAGAAGACAGGGAATTAAAGAAATAtggggaaaaaggaaaaaaacctAACAGGTGGACCTATTTGGTATATTTAGGGAATATGCTGTTTTACAGTTTtcgtttacgggctctgttctgcGCCAGCTATTTTTCAACCCGTAAAGTTTTCAGTTCGCgtttttacgggctctgctagagatgctcttagaacaGCCAGCTGTAGAAGATAGAGAAGGGTTGCAAAGGGTGTTCAAGTTAAATAGACTATCAGACCAGATTTAGAGTGTGAACACAGAATAATATGTTTACATATAATATTACTTACTCAAACCAGGGATATCTTCTGGTTTCATCAGTCTTCTTGGAATACCAGCTTCTTTCTGAAAAGAATCAACTTTAAATGCCATGTTGAACAAAACAAAATGTGCACACCAGTGCATATAGACATCCGGAAATTTAAATTATTTATTTGCCTGTGTCTTGTCGCGTTTAGTGTAGAGACAAAACATGATGAGACAAAAATATAACAAGATGCATAGTTCAGTGACGCTTCATTCCAAACAAGGCACACCTCAAACTTTACTGCAACTAGCATAGTGCCCCGAGCTTTGCTACAGAAGTATGCATCAGTTTTTTATGAAGCAAACATGTAGTGGCAAACAATCACCACATTCCAGATAACAAGTTAGCTACCACATAGTAATCTGGTGGTAGGGCTGTCAACGAGCCGAATTCGAGCAAATACAGGTAGGCTCAGATCAAGTTCGTTTTATGTTTCGAGCCAAGCCAAAAGCTCAAGCTCGGCTCGCGAGCCTACAGCCTATAAGCATACTGCATCAGGGTGGACGCTTGCAATTGTGCAGGCAAGCCATTCCCTGATCCCCTCTCTTACAGCCTGTGCTCCGTGCTATTTTCTACAACAAGCAAGGTGGGACAAATCAAGGTATCAAGGATGCAAAGCGCGCAAGTAATCCACATGGCCCATGCCAGGCCATGAAGTAGTTTCACCGGCCGGTGTAGTAGTTTTAGGTGGAGTAGTAAATTACAATCTGGAATTGTTTGGGCTTTCTTTATTTTTACTATTTATAAGATTGTCTATTGAGTCGTAGTTGTAGCAGTTGGGTACGCAGGCCTGGACTTGCTTTTGATGACACGAACAACAAGCTAGACGACCTACTGCTATCGTTCATCGATGGATGGACTTGAGGGCATGTGAGTTTCACCGAACTGTTCGAGCTCGAGCTCGCCAGGCTCGCAAGCTACACGCAAGGCTTAAGTTCGGCTTGTTAAGACCTTGAGCCGAGTTTTTAGCAAGCCGAGTTCAAACAGTTTATCGAGCTCGGATATTTTTGACAGCCCTACATGAACATAGAGACGGAATGAGAATATTAGCAGGTACGCAAAAAAATGCGATCCCACATGCTAGTAAGAGTGGAGCTGAGAAATGAACTAACCACCAACTCAGAATTTTCAAAGTAGGAAAATAAAGTATTTATCCAAAATGAGAACAACATCCAACAGAAGGCAGAATCACCCATGCAACCCACCAAATTATTCACGTAATGCGTTCCTTGTATGAGACAGCATTATCCATCTCCTTTTATTTGGCAAAAAAACATATCAATACTGGAAAATAGGGATAACATATATTATCAAGGGGATATAAAAAGCTGAATAGCGCTTTTACCTAGCACTACAACACAATTTTCAGCGGAACATATTCCCCTTAAGAAAAGCTAACCTTTTGAAAATCAATTCCTGAATAAACAATATGGCAGTTAGAAAGCTCTCTGATCTTCTCATCAATTGCCTGCAGAGTAGAAAGAGGAATCGTTACCAAAATGAACTAATACGAAACAATTGCATATTTGTTGCTAGaaggatgaaaagaaaaagaaaaggcatgGCGAAATGGCAATATTCATCATGAAACAGAAAACTAGAAGCAAGAGGGACCAGAAAACATGAAGCTAATGTAATGCACTTCGACTGTAACCCATAAGTAAGAACTAGAAAGTAAAAAGCTGGCAAGTATAATTGACAACTTCTAAGTCACTTGATATCAGTGAAACAACTATGCCATGTGATAATACTGGCCATAGGCCCCATTTCCTGATCCACTGTCAGCAATTCCACACAAAAGGGATAGGGAAAGGAAAAAAATTGAGCCCCAAGGGCGCCACAATGCCCCGTCAGCCGAACCAGGCCCCAAGACAACCCACTCCCCTCCCTGCTTCCCGTCCAGTTCCCCTTATGTAAGGAGTAAGGACCCTCGCATGCATGGCCCATTTCCTGATGGTTTCAGTACCTCAGAGCCTGGGCCATTGCTAAAGCTTCCTCATACCCTAATCTAACAATCAAGTAATCAATTTCTCCCGCTTTGTGGATTGCAGCATGCCTCCTGAAAACTCTACTCTGGCATCCCTGCTGCAATCAGGTGGCCATGGTCTGCAGTCACAAAATTCACGCTACCACCGGTGGACCCTGTCTCAAACCGAGGCACCAAGTCAGTCATTGATCTTCAAGATCAGGACTCACGACAGCCCTCCGTGCACTATATGGAAAACCCAACCATCGCAACGGTGGTATTCATAAACCACCTGAGCAAGGCATGCACCTGATTGAAGGCCAGTGAATAGAACACAGATGGTGCACAAACCCTGTTAAACCAGTTGACTGCCTTATTTCGCATACTCGTAGCAGGAAGCCGGCCAGTTATGAGTACTTGGCCGAGTACCAAGGCCTAGTAGATTTATTTTTCAGAACATTGTGCCTACTTTAGTGATGGCTTAACATCACACATACATGACATCAATGAGAGATTGGTATAAGCTAATTGCTTGCAATTGATGATCAGGGCAGCTATTGGCCTGTCACTAAACCTGTCTTTGACGCCGAATCATCGTTGCCAGATCAACATATGGCAACTTTTGATCAATTCTGCACTCCATCAATATTCCTCCATCATAGTCTTTGATGTACCTAGAACCAGCCAACTGTTAAAATTAGCAGTTGTAATGTGACAGTTCGATCTATCAATATCATACTCTCAAGGACATCATAAGTCGATAAGAAAACATAATTTACAAACATATGCTTCACAACAGGCTTACCCTTGCCATCTTTCTTTGTCAAAAGTGATCTCCTTTGTGAAACCCTGCAAATGAAAAACACAAGTATAGTTTAAATAAACTATACTACCTCTACTCATAAATAGATGAGTTCATAGGAAGCGAGCAGTCAAACCTTAAAAAGTTCTACTAAGATAAACAGAAAAGAATAGATTGGTATGGTGAAAATAGATCTATAGATTTTCTTCAAAAATATTTGCATAACACAAAAATTTGTAATTTTCTACTAACATATGCCTACAAAGGCTAATGATGCCATTGGAGACCGTGTACACATGGAGAATATAAGACTCAGGTGTAATTTATACATGCTGCTTCAGATAGCCACACACAATAAATTTAGGAATAATTTCTTCAAGGTCAGATAGCCAAACCTGCTTTACAAAATAGCCAACGGCATTGTTATCTGCATAAGTCAAGAAATGAGTGAGACCGTCAGCATCTCGAGCATGTTGCTTCAGATGATTCATTAACCTTGTTCCATAGCCTTTAACTTGCTCATCGGCTGTAATGGCACAGAATGCTATTTCACCAAACCTCTGGCTACAATTTTTTGAAGAAGAATTAGGCCACAACTTATGCATTCAGACATTAACTTGTCCAGCAGAAAAGGGATGTCATTGATATGGTGTGAAACAGAGTATATTATAACCAAAATAACAGCCATATATCAAATTAAACATACCATACTGCAATCTGAACATATCACTATCATAAATCTAATCTGCTAACTGCACTGAGATAAATAAAACATAGATTCCAAGAATGAGTACTGTTGTCTGACAGTATATGAGACAATCACATCATTACAGATCACTATGAACTCACAATCCGGTTAGACTGAATAAATGTTAACTCTCAAATGGCAACAATATACCTTGCATAAGGGCGGTAAGTAATGCCTCCTACAACATTATTATTCCTGATAACCATCATTGACTTGTGAGTTCtgccaaacaaaacaaaaaaacggtTAGCTACTACTactaaagaatcaagatatttaAGCAACTTTCAAAAGTAAGCCAACATTAGCAGTATCTAAATTATCAAATGGGAGCACATTAGATTGGGAATTACCTATCCATAACAAGTCGGACAATATACTCTTTAGGCATATTAGGGAGCTGCCGCGCAAAGATATTCTTCAAACCTACCAACCTGAGGAAGACACATCAGTCAATAACAAACTTCCCAtcatatgctcgtagctgtcaaATGAATTATAATACACACCAAATCATatgctcatcaactccatcattaGAATAGCACAGAAATTTCAGCTTCCCTGTATCTTCCTGCAGATCAAATTAACCTACCTTAGAAAATTCGCATTCTAATGAACACTTGATTACTCTACTATCCAGCAAGCGGTTACCAATAATCAAACAAGAAACTCGAAACCAAATCTCCACCTCGCGCTTGAGGCCCTCCTCGCGGGCGCTGTAGGCGCCGCTGGTCTGTATATTGTCCGTGAAGAGCCCCTTGGAGTCCTCATCTCCGTCGCCTGCCGCAGCAGACGCAGCGTCGTTCTTGGGAGCCGCCGCAGACGCTGTGACGGCAGATGCGGACGAGGAATCGGGCTTTGGGGGCCtgccggaggaggaggtcggCGCGGCGTCGAGGCGGGCAGCGGTGAAGGTGGTAAGGGAATCGTCGTCATCTTCGTCTGAGTGAGAGGAAGACGGAGATGACGGGCGGGAAGGCGAAGATGGGGAGGTTGCGGGGGACGACGGCGCGGTggtgtcgtcgtcctcgtcggcggTGGCGTCGGAGAGGGACGGCGGCGGAAGCTTCCGCTTGCGGTTGGAAGCGCCGCCTCCGGAGGTGGCGCCGGAATGGGAAGGCGAGGGTGCCGCCAGGCCGTCCATGGGGATTCTAGAAGGTTCGatggctagggttttggggagatCTGGGAGTAGAGAGCTTCCGAAGTATTCTCGCTGGCATGTGGCCAATTGTCTCACTCGAGTACTCGACACAGTATAATAATAATATTTAAATCTAATTTCCCTTGAAGCTAGATTTTTATCAGAGCTACTCCCTCTGCTTCTAAATTAAATATAAGCCTTTTTGACATGAAAATTAAGGAACACATATTTAGGAAAAATTACGCCATGTTTAGCTAGGTTTAACCCTAAGTAATTGCCGTGAGCTAATAGAGGACTTTGCATTACATAAGTAAACCTAATCCAATCTCTAAAAATATTATCCATACAAGTAAGGCAACGCAAAAAACCTTATATTTTGACAATTTTCTTAAAAAACTATATGTCTTGTatataggaacggagggagtatttaatTAGTCACATGGCTCAGTGATGTAAGTATATATGCCTATAACGCATAGTCAGGCACATGTCTTCGCAGAAATTGCATGATTCATAAAATATATTATAATTGGTTAAAAAATATTTAACGCTAGTAAGGATTGGTTATCCACTATTTATTTTTTGATGACTAGTAAAAATGTCCATGTGTTGCAATGGGAGATAAATATGCTTTGCGGGCCTACAAACTAAATCAGAACAGATCATGTCTCCAAATTTATTTGTTGTACTCCTCTCGTCcataaaaggatgatggtgatttACATAAATTCATACGTATCTTATACACTAAATAGTGTCTAGATACGTTTAAATCTAGATAAACTCGCGACATCCTTTTATGAACAGAGGTTGAATCTGAATATTTTTTAACACGCTGTTGTATTTAGATACATCTAAACCATTTATACATGCAGTGTGACATAATTTATCAGGCTATCATTAGCTACCATTAGCAATATAATGAATGTCTTGTGCAACAATCAGCGTTGCAGTATTGAAATAATTTCGCATACTCAAGTGGGCTTCCAATTGATGGTCCCTATTTCACATTTAGAGTTGCAATGTTAAGAGAAACTAGGAAGTTTGCGGAGCGGCGCACGCCGCCGCGCCCGTGTTGTTACCGTGTGGGAGATGTAGTTTATGTTTCACAATAGTTTTGTGCATGGTGGATGGTTTTACACACCGCACTATTGGGTAAGATGGTAAAGCATAAAAAAATAATTTAGTGTAAAATTGATTTTAGTACAAATAGTGCTAGTTTTTTTTATGTGGatttatattttatatttttagAGGATTTTGTGGATTTTAATACATtgtgggatatttgttcttgtggAGACCATTTACCTAGTAGATTGTGCCTCCCGAACATTCTTTTTTTTCCAGGAGTTTACAGACAGATTGCTGGTACACTATACAAAATGATACACAGATCGATATCCTCATTGCCTTCAAGTATCTAGTACACTACTCGGAAGAAAAATATGAGGCCTTAATTATGACGACCAATCTAAATTGTTGGTGCATTTAAAATGCAATGTAGTGATTTTGTGACTAATTTAGTACATGTTAATTTGCACCTTAAGCCGCGCTTGTGAAGATAAAAAAATTGTTGTACAATTTTTGGAGAAATGTTAGTGAGGTAAGATATGATTTAAAAAGTGAATAAATAACTGACTACGGTCTGTAAATTAGCTTTTTTCTGACATGTTAGTAAATTAGCTTGTGATAGGTGTACAAAGTCATGTCAGAGTACATAGATGGCtcaaaagaaatataaaaaacgCCAGAGTCACCTACAGAAAACAACAGTTATAGCCATTGAGATTAATTAGAAGAACCAAATAAAATCAGaaccaaaaacaaagaaaaacaggTCACTTGCCAACTAATCATGCATTGGAGCGAGAATGATGGCCATTAAGGTTCTCATATCTTCAAAAAGTATTTTGCCAAAGGGCATTCCATTAGACCATGATACAACGATTCATTTTCACTTCTGCAATCTAAATGATGCTGGAAGGCCAAGAAGGTTAAGAAAATATTATAGAGAGATAGTTTTCAACGGGATGCTTTGGCAACGCTAGCCCATATATTTGATCGGTAGGTTAACTGAACGACCTTTCGAAGTGCGAGACCGGTTCGCTAGCGGTACTGACGGATGGGTTAGGCTAGTGAAATTTGGTCCATCCGTTTTCTTACTTTATTCCTATCCTTCTGAACCTTCTCGAGGCGAAAGCAACAAAaagaagaaagaggagaaagcagAATGAGGCAAGCAACCCAGGGCAGCAGAGTAGCTGCGGCCGCCACACCGGAGCGGAGTTGGAGAATCCGCGGCCGAAGTGGAGGAGCAGAGCAGGAGAAAATCCTGGGCACGGAAGCTGCAAGGGGCGACGGTTTAGGTACCTGGCGCTGCCACCTATTCCTGTTTTTCTTCATTAGCTGGCCACTGGATCTGTGGTGGGCGAGGTTTGGCGGTCTTGTTCGTTGCCATGGAAgacggcggaggaggaagaaacaGAGGGCGTGAGAGAGTGGTGATAGAGAGCGCTTTGTTGGCCATGGCGGGCCACGCAGCGGCCACACCAGCTCGCGCTCTGGCGAAAGGGTGCCCAAGCGTGGGAAAGGAGGGCGGCGACTCGGCATGGGCGGCTGTTCGGTGCTTTGCTATTGCAAAGCTTGGTCAAAACGGAGCTCTAAGGTGGAACCGGATCAAGGATTGGTAAGCTATTTCTCGCTAAAGCCAGTATACTGTAAGCATTTTAATGGTACATTCTTCTCTTGAGGCGAAATGAATTTCGGAAAGAAGAGAAGATAAACTTTCTTTTTGCCTTTCAGCCACGGCTTTGATCAGTTAGCTCCATTCGTTAGTGCCCCACCTCCATTGCGTCATTCGTAGACTAATAACTAAATGAAATACCAGAGAGGTGAGAAAAGATATAAGTATATAACTATAAAGACTTATTCGTATTAAGTAAATCTATAGAACCTAATATAGACAATCTGAAGATGTTGTTCTGCGAAGACTTTGGCAGAATATTGGAGACTGGATTGGTAAGGAAATATACCATCACATGGAGCTGTAGATTAATGTTGGGTAAACCAATAGAACCAAACATAGGTAATAGAAATAGTCTTCCGCACTGAACAACATAGATATCATAAAAGAGAACACTGAGGCTGCGTTCGGTATACAGAAATTTCGCAAGAGCTTTTAGGGGATCAGTTTCCGTAAGAATTTCTACCCACAGTGCATTCGTTTTGGAGGAACCTCGGTGACCTATTCCACCGGAAAGTCATCCAAACCTGTAATTTTTATAAGAATTCAAAAATCCAGTAGAAACTCATGTTCTCACAGAGGCCCAAGGCTAAACACTTGCTCTAGGTGGTCCAGCCGAATAAACAATCCAACTGCATAAAGAGTTGCGAGAGGTCATCACTTTTTAGAAGAACAAAAAAATATAATCATAAGTAAGAACATGAATCCCTCCATCGTACTCAAGGGTGTCGTTTCCTGCAAATTGAACATGGCATAGATTTTCTATTAACCTTCAACTTCATTCATGTGTAGTTATTTATTCCTATGTTTTTCTTCCTCTGAACCGAAGGAGCCTGAATGTGCCACAAAGTAGTATCGGCTGGCAAAAGAACAAATATATAACATAGTAGCATCTCCATCTTATGTAATTCGCTCTATCCATGACTGCATCAACTGCTGTATCTAACCTAAGCATCAAATACTTTCAGTTCACATCTATAGATATCACAGGTTAATTCCCTGAGCATAGTCTTGTTTCCGCGATGTTGTTCAAATAACCAGCCTCTGTTTTCTACGAAGCATTAAAAATCAAATACTTATTGACTTATAAAAACTTACCGTAGAACATCTAAAAAACATGTTCCGTAGAACATCTAGTTAGAAAGCACTTTGTGAATTAGCTGAAGTACAGAATAAAAGAAAATATGCAGAACAACTTGACATGTGGTTACAGACTCAAGACCTAGATCCTTTTGTTTCTTAATCCTTCGTTCACATACTGTTAACTTTTTATCTTCGTAATTTTATTAATTATTAATAAAATTGCAGAGGGAAACTCTCTCACTATTTTTCCTAATTAAAAGCTATTCAGTTTGGCTGACTTCAAAATAAACACGCCACATCAACTTGTTTTGATGGTGTATGCCCTTCTCGTTTAATCATATTATTAAGCAAATATATCTTAATGTGGTCATTTATTTATTTAGAGGAACATACAATATCTACCACTAAACCTCATATACATCGACCTATACTATGTTTCGACACATGTTAAAGACAGCTATATGACAGTCCAGATCATCAGTAAAAATATCTATCGAAGGTAGTGGCATAGCTTCTTGAAAGAGCAATATAGAGACACTGGGAAGTTATCATACTCAAAGCTTTTTTATTGGATTCATGAACATATGTATAGTGATGTCGCCATTCAAATCCACAATATGCGAAAGCCGAACAGATCAACCCCATTGCACACAGGCTAGGTCACCAATTGAGATCATCACATATCAAaggggaagaggaagaagaagcggagAAGTGATCGCTTACCGGAGAAATCTTAAATGGATTGTCCATGATCATATTATCTACTACCCACGTCCTTCACAACCATCACAACATGAACTCTACATATATTAGCCCTGCCAAGAATCAAACATGAGTATGTGGTTATGCCAAATGAACAAAAAACAAAAGCCTAGTCGTGTAGCAACTTGTTGAAGAAATGTGAAAGAAAATGAGCGCACCATGTCATCCACCTGGACTTGAAACCTGAGGTCCAGGGACTGAAATCACTTCTTAATGTATTTGTGTGTGATGTTTGGAAACTAACCATAATGTTCTGAACTGATGGAAGCGTTGAATGTTGCAGAATATCTTACTCTCTTGTCTTGGCAGCACTACAATACCGAAGATATCTGATTTCGTCCTGTCCAGGTACGTTCTAGAACGTATAACTCTTGGGTTGATGGTTATCATCTTAGTCAAATAGCAATGCAAGAAGCAGTATCTAGTCTTTCAGTTAACTGTGAAATCATTAGACATTTTTTCAACATCTTGTAGCTACTGAGCCACATAAGAATAGCAGCCAAAAAACACGTGATGATGCTAAACCTGATGGACTGGTTGTAATCAAATAAGCTAGCCTGGTTGGGCACAACATTTAACTATTTTTCTCAAACTCTAATCATGGAGCACCTCATTTGTTTACTGTAGGTATGATGAGGATGCAGGAATTGAATATAGTTTATGTAGAGCTCTAGCAACTCCCCTGGCCCCCAAACTTTTATCAAGTCATGGCCAAGTAATATCAATCTAATCTTGATCCATAGGCTTCTTGTTCCATGTAGACCATGTGGCATCATTCAGTCTAGGATAAATGTGGTAAACAACTAATAGCTCTTATAATAATTAGCGTCACTATAAGCTACAACTTACTGCTGGCCGCATCATGTTGCTAAAAACCCAAAAATGGAGCATACAGGTTGAGCCGATTGCATGCATTTTATGCACAGGTGATAATGGTCCAACCAAGAAAGAAAATGTTCAGTTAGCGAGAAATGGTGCAATTGTTCTGGCCTCGTCCTGCAACTACAGTCTGCAATGAAAATAGGCCGTAAAACGCTTGCTCTGCTATGACGAAATGCGAAGTCTGCAATTACAGGTAAGCTAGACAATCACCTGGCAAGTTTAAGATTTATGCTTCCACACGAACATTGAAGAGTAAAGCTGGTTGGGTGCATATGATAATAGCCGAATCAAGATTCTGATATTCAGTTAGCAAATGACGATGAATACACTAAAAGGTAAATCTGGT
This Lolium perenne isolate Kyuss_39 chromosome 1, Kyuss_2.0, whole genome shotgun sequence DNA region includes the following protein-coding sequences:
- the LOC127298506 gene encoding histone acetyltransferase GCN5 — protein: MDGLAAPSPSHSGATSGGGASNRKRKLPPPSLSDATADEDDDTTAPSSPATSPSSPSRPSSPSSSHSDEDDDDSLTTFTAARLDAAPTSSSGRPPKPDSSSASAVTASAAAPKNDAASAAAGDGDEDSKGLFTDNIQTSGAYSAREEGLKREEDTGKLKFLCYSNDGVDEHMIWLVGLKNIFARQLPNMPKEYIVRLVMDRTHKSMMVIRNNNVVGGITYRPYASQRFGEIAFCAITADEQVKGYGTRLMNHLKQHARDADGLTHFLTYADNNAVGYFVKQGFTKEITFDKERWQGYIKDYDGGILMECRIDQKLPYVDLATMIRRQRQAIDEKIRELSNCHIVYSGIDFQKKEAGIPRRLMKPEDIPGLREAGWTPDQWGHSKSRSSFSSDYNTYRQQLTGLMRLLLKSLIDHTDAWPFKEPVDSRDVPDYYDIIKDPIDLKTMSRRVESEQYYVTIEMFVADLKRMFVNARTYNSPDTIYFKCSTRLEAYFTNRIQAHLAQAASTKN